A stretch of Ischnura elegans chromosome 4, ioIscEleg1.1, whole genome shotgun sequence DNA encodes these proteins:
- the LOC124157462 gene encoding golgin subfamily A member 6-like protein 22 — protein sequence MQDGSGVRNVHVDLDRALQLNVEQDLREREREIILAKEDQLNKVHLDLVRYEKNIQEWGSEMREDLQSLLKLRESQDENSEIRVMNMTKYSIDAIKSISESFNSTYELREKSFKEREDAFMQRQILANQREDRMMEQLDQKREKIDEEKKEKEKELKEQEEKSLKRKDERERLMAEEIRRKEDLMREDEVRLREERERTMRDMERMRKEAEKRQDEREAYERAMEKARHLEMKAEQEDARRRLKEEGELRKNAWKEEDNRREQMRKQQEEEKRLAKEERMLRKQEREARLEAKRASRGQRAPEDGKRDQLREPEKPKQRNAELAPKEIAVIEAAKRKAEAVIKEKERLHLQNLKEREGQDDEEPEETEEGY from the coding sequence ATGCAAGACGGGAGTGGTGTAAGAAATGTCCACGTCGATCTTGACAGAGCATTGCAATTGAATGTAGAGCAGGATcttagagaaagggagagagaaattATATTAGCCAAGGAAGATCAATTAAATAAAGTTCATCTGGATTTGGTCCGGTATGAGAAGAACATTCAAGAATGGGGTAGTGAAATGAGGGAGGACTTGCAATCGTTACTTAAACTGAGAGAATCGCAGGACGAAAATTCGGAGATCAGAGTAATGAATATGACGAAATACAGCATTGATGCCATAAAATCGATCTCCGAATCCTTCAACAGTACATACGAATTGCGGGAAAAGTCTTTCAAAGAAAGGGAAGACGCATTCATGCAGAGACAAATCCTCGCGAATCAGAGGGAGGATAGGATGATGGAACAGCTGGACCAGAAGAGAGAGAAGATAGAcgaggagaagaaggaaaaggagAAGGAATTGAAGGAACAGGAAGAGAAGTCACTCAAGCGGAAGGACGAAAGGGAGAGATTAATGGCGGAGGAGATCAGGAGGAAGGAAGACCTGATGAGAGAAGACGAGGTGAGGCTTAGGGAAGAGAGGGAGAGGACGATGAGGGACATGGAGAGAATGAGGAAGGAAGCTGAGAAAAGGCAGGACGAGCGAGAGGCTTATGAGCGGGCGATGGAAAAGGCGAGGCATCTGGAGATGAAGGCGGAGCAGGAGGACGCGAGGAGGAGACTCAAGGAGGAGGGTGAACTGAGGAAGAACGCGTGGAAGGAGGAAGACAACAGGAGAGAGCAGATGAGAAAACAACAGGAAGAGGAGAAGAGGCTGGCGAAAGAGGAGAGGATGTTGAGGAAGCAGGAAAGGGAAGCCCGGTTGGAAGCAAAGCGCGCGTCCCGTGGGCAGAGAGCACCAGAGGATGGGAAGAGAGACCAGTTGAGGGAACCGGAGAAGCCAAAACAGCGAAACGCAGAGTTGGCGCCAAAGGAAATCGCTGTAATCGAGGCGGCCAAGCGGAAGGCAGAGGCGGTGATCAAGGAAAAAGAGAGGCTGCATCTTCAGAATTTGAAGGAACGGGAGGGACAAGATGATGAGGAACCTGAAGAAACAGAGGAGGGGTACTGA